A single region of the Nicotiana sylvestris chromosome 6, ASM39365v2, whole genome shotgun sequence genome encodes:
- the LOC104235881 gene encoding protein NRT1/ PTR FAMILY 5.10-like, with protein MATGVNISDAETPFLGDVVEGSVDFKGRPVTRSKSGGWRSASFIIGVEVAERFAYYGISSNLISYLTGPLGQSVATAAVNVNAWSGTASLLPLLGAFIADSYLGRYRTIIISSLLYILGLGFLTLSTVLPFNYSDCQDTATCSPPKLQIIFFFFALYLVAFGQGGHKPCVQAFGADQFDAQDPEESKAKSSFFNWWYFGMCGGLLMTLWILNYIQDNLSWGLGFGIPCIVMGLALIVFLLGSFTYRFRQSSDEKNPFLRIGNVFINAVRNWQTTASAISVEQEVQGILPHEGSEQFKFLNKALLAPDGSKENGKICSISEVEEAKAILRLIPIWITCLVYAIVFSQSSTLFTKQGATLDRSLGSNFEVPAASLQSFISLSVVVFIPIYDRILVPVARAITRKPSGITVLQRIGTGIFLSILSMVIAAIVEKKRLETAIQYGLVDMPKATIPMSICWLIPQYLLFGISDVFTMVGLQEFFYDQVPVELKSIGLSLYLSIFGIGSFLSSFLISVIENITGKDGQSSWFSDNLNRAHLDYFYWVLAVLSTMAFTAYLYFSRSYIYNKSSSL; from the exons ATGGCCACCGGAGTCAACATCTCCGACGCCGAAACCCCCTTTCTCGGCGACGTCGTTGAAGGTTCAGTTGACTTCAAGGGTCGTCCTGTGACCCGATCCAAATCCGGTGGCTGGAGATCCGCTTCCTTCATCATAG GCGTGGAGGTTGCAGAGAGATTTGCATATTATGGGATAAGTTCGAACCTAATAAGCTACCTAACGGGCCCACTAGGCCAATCGGTTGCAACAGCAGCGGTGAATGTAAATGCTTGGAGCGGAACAGCATCGCTTCTTCCACTTTTGGGTGCATTTATCGCTGATTCATACCTGGGTCGGTATCGGACCATTATCATCTCCTCTCTACTCTACATCCTG GGACTTGGCTTCTTGACGCTTTCAACTGTCCTCCCTTTCAATTATTCTGACTGCCAAGATACTGCAACATGTTCTCCTCCCAAGCTCCaaattattttcttcttctttgcttTGTATCTAGTAGCTTTTGGACAGGGAGGGCACAAGCCTTGTGTACAAGCTTTTGGAGCGGACCAATTTGATGCTCAAGACCCAGAAGAAAGTAAAGCTAAAAGCTCATTCTTCAATTGGTGGTATTTTGGAATGTGTGGTGGTCTATTGATGACCCTCTGGATATTGAACTACATTCAAGACAACCTTAGCTGGGGTCTGGGATTTGGAATTCCCTGTATTGTCATGGGTCTCGCTcttattgtgttcttgcttggaAGCTTCACTTATCGGTTTCGCCAGAGCAGTGATGAAAAGAACCCATTTCTTAGAATTGGTAATGTGTTTATTAATGCAGTTAGGAATTGGCAAACAACCGCTTCAGCTATATCAGTGGAACAAGAAGTTCAGGGTATTCTTCCTCATGAAGGTTCTGAACAATTCAA GTTCCTCAACAAAGCGTTGCTTGCTCCCGATGGTTCCAAGGAAAATGGGAAAATTTGTAGTATCAGCGAGGTTGAAGAGGCTAAGGCTATTCTTAGGTTGATTCCAATATGGATAACGTGTTTGGTATATGCTATTGTGTTTTCACAGTCATCCACTTTATTCACCAAACAAGGTGCAACTTTGGACAGATCTCTTGGTTCAAATTTTGAAGTACCAGCTGCCTCATTACAATCTTTCATCAGCCTCTCTGTTGTTGTTTTTATTCCTATATatgaccgtattttggttcccgTTGCAAGAGCTATAACTAGGAAACCATCAGGTATCACTGTACTCCAAAGAATTGGAACTGGGATTTTCTTGTCTATACTTTCCATGGTGATTGCAGCTATAGTCGAGAAGAAACGTCTTGAAACTGCTATACAATACGGGCTGGTTGACATGCCAAAGGCAACAATTCCCATGAGCATTTGTTGGTTAATACCTCAGTACCTACTATTTGGTATTTCCGATGTATTTACCATGGTTGGTCTGCAGGAGTTCTTCTACGATCAGGTGCCAGTCGAGTTGAAAAGTATAGGCCTTTCTCTCTACCTCAGCATATTTGGCATAGGGAGCTTCTTAAGCAGTTTCCTCATCTCTGTTATTGAGAACATCACTGGTAAAGATGGTCAGAGCAGTTGGTTTTCGGACAACTTGAATCGGGCACATCTGGATTACTTCTATTGGGTTCTTGCTGTACTTAGTACTATGGCATTCACTGCATACTTGTATTTTTCAAGATCTTATATATACAATAAGTCAAGTTCTCTCTAA
- the LOC104235882 gene encoding GDSL lipase-like: MALISGLFYLCIFVLVACFTRPIVCISRPQAALFVFGDSLFDPGNNNYINTTTEFQANWRPYGESYFKYPTGRFCDGRLIPDFIAEHANLPSIPSYFQIGKQHFVHGVNFASGGAGCLAETHRGFVIDLNTQLKYFKNVVEILKKKVGATESKQILSNAVYIFSAGGNDYLAPFSTNSAIPYPEREYLQMIMGNLTSVLKGIYREGGRKFAMLNMVPIGSLPNIRALNAQKGVKNGDFIEEVTNLVKMHNSALPEILKQLEKQLPGFKYTLFNLFKVFAESIDNPTKYGFKTSKTACCGTGAFRGIYSCGGKRQVKKYELCKNVKDYLFFDSFHPTELAYQQYAELLWNGTADVVAPYNLKSFFELST, translated from the exons ATGGCTTTAATTTcaggcttgttttacttgtgcaTATTTGTTTTGGTTGCATGTTTTACTCGCCCAATTGTGTGTATTAGCAGACCTCAAGCTGCCCTCTTCGTGTTCGGCGATTCACTGTTTGATCCTGGGAATAATAACTACATCAATACCACCACTGAATTCCAAGCAAATTGGCGGCCATATGGAGAATCATACTTCAAATACCCTACCGGCAGGTTCTGCGATGGACGCCTTATCCCTGATTTTATCg CTGAACATGCTAATTTGCCATCGATTCCATCGTATTTTCAAATTGGCAAGCAACACTTTGTTCATGGGGTAAACTTTGCATCAGGCGGTGCTGGTTGCTTGGCCGAAACCCATCGTGGCTTT GTTATAGATCTCAACACACAgttgaaatatttcaaaaatgtGGTAGAAATATTGAAGAAGAAGGTGGGAGCGACGGAATCCAAACAGATCCTCTCCAATGCTGTATATATTTTTAGCGCTGGTGGTAATGATTACTTGGCTCCTTTCTCAACAAATTCGGCTATTCCATATCCTGAAAGAGAATATCTACAAATGATTATGGGCAATTTGACATCTGTTTTGAAG GGAATTTACAGGGAAGGAGGGAGAAAATTTGCCATGCTTAATATGGTTCCCATAGGTTCTCTTCCTAATATTAGGGCTCTTAATGctcaaaaaggagttaagaatggCGATTTCATAGAGGAGGTCACAAACTTGGTGAAAATGCATAATTCGGCTCTCCCAGAAATTCTCAAGCAATTGGAGAAGCAATTACCTGGATTTAAGTATACATTATTCAACTTGTTCAAAGTATTTGCCGAAAGCATTGATAATCCAACAAAATATG GTTTTAAGACATCAAAGACCGCTTGTTGTGGGACTGGTGCATTTCGAGGGATTTATAGTTGTGGAGGTAAGAGGCAGGTAAAAAAGTACGAGCTGTGTAAAAACGTGAAAGATTACTTGTTTTTCGACTCGTTTCATCCCACTGAGCTAGCCTACCAACAATACGCCGAATTACTGTGGAATGGAACTGCAGATGTTGTTGCACCTTACAATCTAAAATCCTTTTTTGAACTTTCAACATAA